CGGCCTGAAGGCGATGGACTTGACCGTCAAGCGCGGCGAAGTCGTGGGCCTCGTTGGCCGTAACGGCGCGGGTAAATCGACGCTTTTGCAGCTGGTGTGCAATACGCTCTCCCCCACCACGGGCGAGGTAGTAGTGAACGGCAAGATCGCGGCGCTTTTAGAGCTGGGCTCGGGTTTCAACCCGGAGTTCACCGGGCGTGAGAACGTGTACATGTCGGCGGCGATCGCCGGGCTCAGCCGCGCTCAGGTGAACGAGAAGTTCGACGAGATCCACGCGTTCTCCGGTATTGGCGATTTCATCGACCAGCCGGTGAAAACCTACTCCAGCGGCATGTACGTGCGCCTGGCCTTTGCGGTGGCCACCAGCGTGGAGCCGGACATTCTGGTGGTCGACGAGGCGCTTTCCGTCGGCGACGGCGCCTTTGCGCGCAAGTCGTTCGATCGCATCATGGCGCTTCGCGAACGCGGCGCGACGATTCTGTTCTGCTCGCACTCGCTCTACCAGGTGGAAAACCTGTGCGACCGGGCGCTGTGGGTGGAAGGCGGCGAAGTGCTGGCCGATGACATTCCCTCGATCGTGATCCCGCGCTACGAGCAGTTTTTGCTGGGCGACACCGTGGAAAGCCGGGGGGTGCGCGAAAGCGCGGCCGACGAGCAGCGCCACGTAGCGCCATCGGGCAGCGCGCGGCTGTTGTCGACCACCGTGCTGGTAGACGGCAAAACGCCGGATGCTCGCTACCCGGCGGTCAGCGGTGAAAGTACGCTCGAGATCGAGATTCACTTTGCCAGCGACCCGGCGCTTGCCTGCCCGGGCGTGGCGGTAACGATCTCGACGCCTTCCGGGCAGATCGTCACCAGCTCGGGCAGCTGGGAGGAAGGCGTGGCGCTCACCAGAAGCGAGCGCGGCGAGGGGCGGCTTTCGATTTGCTTTCCTGAACTGGCGCTGCTCAAGGGCGAATACCACGTGGGGGCGTACCTGTTCTGCGAGCGCGGGCTTCACAGCTACGAGTGGGTCGACCCGATCAGCGGCTTCCACGTGACCCAAACGAGCGTGGCCCGCGGCGTGGTGCGCCTGCCCCACCAGTGGCAGCCGCGCACCCCCGGGGGCGCCAGCCATGGCTGACACCGCGCTCAAAAGCGACCAGTGGCAGATTCGCTGGGCCACCGTTGATGACACCCCCGCCCTGCTGCGCCTTTTCGAGCGCAGTTTCGGCGCGACCATGTCCCTGGACGAGTGGCGCTGGAAATACCGCTTTGCCGACAGCCCCGGCGTGGTGTGCGTGGATAACGGTGAGCTCGTGGCGTTCAACGGCGGCATGCCGCGCCCGGTGTTCGTCGACGGCCAGCGCCACAGGGCGGTGCAGATGGGCGATGTGATGGTCGACCCGGCGTATCGGGGCATTCTCACCCGCAAGGGGCCGTTTTATCGCGTGGTGCAGGCCTTCTTTAGCGACAAGGTGGGCGAAACGCTCGACTACCGCTACGCCTTCGGCTTTCCCCACGCCCGCCACGCCCGCCTGGGCCGGGCGCTGTCGCTCTACTGCGAAACCGATGTGATTCGGGCCGCCGAGTGGTCGCCCCAACCCAAACGCCGCCTGCTCACCACCGCCCGGCCACTTACGCCCCAGGACGCCGCCACCGTGGATGCGCTCTGGCAAACCATGCGCGAGGCGCTGCCTGAGGTGGCGATCGGCGAGCGCGACAGCCGCTGGCTCGATCACCGCTACCGCCAGGTGCCGGGGCGCAACTACCTGCAGTGGCTGGTCGTGGAGCGTTTGACCAAGCGCCCGGTGGGCATTTGCGTGCTGCGCCAGCACGAGCGCCAGGTCGAGCTTCTGGACCTGGTCGCCCCGCCGAAGGCGCTGCCCCGGGTCGTCGAAAGCGCTCGCCATCTGACCGCCCGGCTTGGGTGCGATACGCTCACCGCCTGGCTTTCACCGAGCGTGGCAAGTGCGCTTGCGGCGTCCGGCGCGCAGCTGACCGATACCGACGTAGTGGTGCCGGGCAGCCAGGTGAATGGCAAAGCGCTGGGCCTGGAGGTGGAAAACCGCTGGTGGCTGATGGGCGGCGACACGGATTTCCGCTAAGCCGACCTTGCACCTGCGCCCCGGCTGGTGAAGGATAAAACCACCATTATAAAAAGCCGCGGACACAAGCAGCGCCGCGCCGCTTACAAGACCATGGAAAAGGCCGTCATTGCATGAGAGAAGCCTGGTACGTTCCTTACACCCCCACGCCGCTGGAAGGCTCGCGCGTGCTGGTGCTGGCCCCCCACCCGGACGACGAAGTGTTCGGCTGTGGAGGCGCGCTGGCCCAGCTTGCCGCCAGGGGCGCCGAGATTCGCGTGGTGATCGCCACCCAGGGGCCCCAGGCAACCCTGCGTTTGGCGGAATCGACCCGCGCCGCTGCGGTGCTGGGCTACCCCGCTCCGATCAACTGGGCCTTTCCCGACCGGGGGCTGGAGCAGGCCATTGATGCGCTGGCCGACACGCTTTTGGAAGCGCTCGAGGCGTTCACCCCGGATTTACTGCTGGCGCCTTCGAGCTTCGAGATGCACCCGGACCACCGCGCTGCCTGCGACGCCGCGCTCAAGGCCGGCGAGCGCTTCGTTGCCAAGCATAACGCGTCGCTTTCCATCGCGCTTTACGAGATCGGCGTGCCGCTGAGCGCCAACCAGCTCGTGGATATATCCCAAGAGGGCGAGCTAAAAGCCAGGGCCATGCAGTGCTTTGCCTCGCAGCTTGCCGAGCAGCGCTACGCTGATCAGATCGACGGGCTCAATCGCTATAGAAGCTATACGCTGGGGCTTTCGGTCACTCGGGCCGAGGCGTTTCACGTACTGGCGGCCGGCGAGCGCGTTGATATCGAACTGCCTTCGGTGCAGGACCAGGCGCTTTGGCGCTGCGAAGCCGCGCTGGCTCAAACGCAAGCCCAGCTTCAATCGCAGGCCCAAGCCCTGGGTCAAATGCAGGCCGAGCACGTTCACGCGATCGAGGCGTTGAAAAGGGAAAACGCGGCGCTTGTCGATCAAGCCCACGAGGACCGCCAGGCGCTGGCGCAGAGCGAGCAGGCCAAACGCGGCGCCGAACAGGAGCTTCAGGCCATTTACGCCACCCGAGGCTGGCGCTGGCTTTCGCGTCTAAAATCGTTACTAGGGCGCGGTTAAGCGCATTATTCATCAGGAAGTTTATGTCATCGTCTAATTCGAACGTTTTGGTCAACACCGGCTCGAGCACCGCGCGCGTGAGCCTGCTGATCCGCAGCATGGACCGCCCTCATCTTCAGGACGCCCTGGCCGGTATCGCGGCACAGCGTTTTGCGGGCCTGGAAGTTCTGGTCGTCAACGCCAAGGGCGAGCCGCATAGCGCGCTGCCCGCGCTCGACGTGCCCTGCCGGCTGGTCGACTCCGACACGCCCCTTCCCCGCGCCAAGGCGGCCAACAAGGCGCTCGAAGCGGTGCAGACGCCCTACGCGATGTTTCTGGACGACGAC
The window above is part of the Halomonas sp. GD1P12 genome. Proteins encoded here:
- a CDS encoding ABC transporter ATP-binding protein, which gives rise to MCSDTTVTRSDQPAIALTNVSKTFYRYERPLDRLLLQFKALSKRARFDTISGLKAMDLTVKRGEVVGLVGRNGAGKSTLLQLVCNTLSPTTGEVVVNGKIAALLELGSGFNPEFTGRENVYMSAAIAGLSRAQVNEKFDEIHAFSGIGDFIDQPVKTYSSGMYVRLAFAVATSVEPDILVVDEALSVGDGAFARKSFDRIMALRERGATILFCSHSLYQVENLCDRALWVEGGEVLADDIPSIVIPRYEQFLLGDTVESRGVRESAADEQRHVAPSGSARLLSTTVLVDGKTPDARYPAVSGESTLEIEIHFASDPALACPGVAVTISTPSGQIVTSSGSWEEGVALTRSERGEGRLSICFPELALLKGEYHVGAYLFCERGLHSYEWVDPISGFHVTQTSVARGVVRLPHQWQPRTPGGASHG
- a CDS encoding GNAT family N-acetyltransferase — translated: MADTALKSDQWQIRWATVDDTPALLRLFERSFGATMSLDEWRWKYRFADSPGVVCVDNGELVAFNGGMPRPVFVDGQRHRAVQMGDVMVDPAYRGILTRKGPFYRVVQAFFSDKVGETLDYRYAFGFPHARHARLGRALSLYCETDVIRAAEWSPQPKRRLLTTARPLTPQDAATVDALWQTMREALPEVAIGERDSRWLDHRYRQVPGRNYLQWLVVERLTKRPVGICVLRQHERQVELLDLVAPPKALPRVVESARHLTARLGCDTLTAWLSPSVASALAASGAQLTDTDVVVPGSQVNGKALGLEVENRWWLMGGDTDFR
- a CDS encoding PIG-L deacetylase family protein is translated as MREAWYVPYTPTPLEGSRVLVLAPHPDDEVFGCGGALAQLAARGAEIRVVIATQGPQATLRLAESTRAAAVLGYPAPINWAFPDRGLEQAIDALADTLLEALEAFTPDLLLAPSSFEMHPDHRAACDAALKAGERFVAKHNASLSIALYEIGVPLSANQLVDISQEGELKARAMQCFASQLAEQRYADQIDGLNRYRSYTLGLSVTRAEAFHVLAAGERVDIELPSVQDQALWRCEAALAQTQAQLQSQAQALGQMQAEHVHAIEALKRENAALVDQAHEDRQALAQSEQAKRGAEQELQAIYATRGWRWLSRLKSLLGRG